Part of the Nocardia farcinica genome, TCGATGCCGTGCTTGGCGAAGATGCCTTCCTGCACCCCGTAATAGAACGGGGCGTGCTCGCCGTAGGGGTACCAGTTGAGCATCAGCGACACCTCGGTGGTCGCGCCGTCGGCGCCGGGCGCCTTCGCTTCGGTGCCGCCGCCTCCGCAACCGGTCAGTGCCAGGATCGAGGCCAGCGCCGCGGCGCCGATGGTCGTGCGTGTGCGAGTACGGAATGTCATGCGAGTTCTCCAGCTGTGGCGGTGATACGAAGGGTCGGCGTGCTCATGCGCCGCCGACGACCGAGGCCGTGGACCGACGGGAGGCGTGCCAGGGAATGAGGAACTGCTCGGCGATCTCGATGATCGCGAACAGGATGATGCCGAGCAGGGACATGATGATCAGGGCCGCGAACAGCATGGCCGTGTCGATGTTGCCGTTGGCTTGCAGAATCACATAGCCGAGCCCCTCGTTGGCGCCGACGAATTCGCCGACCACCGCGCCGGTGACCGCGAGGGTGGCCGCGATCTTGAGCCCGGACATCAGTTGGGGCAGCGAGGCGGGAAAACGGACCTTCACGAACGTCTTCCAGTTGCCGGCGCCCATGGTGGAGGTGAGTTCGAGAATCTCCGGGTCCACCGAGCGCAGGCCGGCCATACCGGAGATCACGATCGGGAAGAAGGCCATCAGCACCGCGACCAGGATCTTCGGGCTGGTGCCGAACCCGAGCCAGACGATGAACAGCGGCGCGATCGCGATTTTCGGGATGACCTGCGCGAAGAGAATGAGCGGGTACATGGTTCGCTCGACACTGCGCGAATAGATCATCACCAGCGCGACCGCCTCGCCGATCAACGCGGCGATGACGAAGCCGACGACTGTTTCGTAAGTGGTGACCCACGTGTTCTCGAGCAGGTAGGCCGAGTTGTCGACGGTGGTGCGCCAGGTTTCCGCCGGCGACGGCAGAATATAGGGCTCGACGAGCTCGAATTCGGTGACGACCCACCAGGCGACGACGAGCGCCGCCACCAGGGCGAGCGGCCGCCACACGGTCGACCACAGGCTCGACAGGGGTGGGAGCTTTCGGCGCCGGGGGCGAACGGGTTGCGTCGCTTTCGGTGCGGAGGAACCGGCCTCGACGGACGTGACTACCGCCATCTGGAGTCCTAAAGCTAGTAGTGGAGCGGGGTTCGAACGGTACCCGCCGGGAATGCGCTTTCCGAAGCTGGACCCGAGGCTAGTGTGACCGGACCCACAGTGTCAAGGGTCTCGAATCGGCGCAGGTCAGGACCGGCGCGACACGCTGCTGTCGCGCAGGATCACGCGGCCGGGCACGAATTCGTGGACCCGCTCCGCCGTCGCCGACTCGTCCAGCGCGAGCGCGACGGCACGCTCGCCGATCTCGACCAGGGACAGCGCGACCGTCGACAAACCCGGCACGTGATCCCGCAGCGTCGGAATGTCGTCGAATCCGGCAACACAGACATCGTCGGGCACCGAAAGCCCGAGCTCACGCCACGCGGCGATCGCCCCGATCGCCATCACGTCGCTGACGGCGAACACGCACGGCGCCGCGGCCCCGGTCTGCCCGGGACGCAGATCCAGCGCGGCGGCGAGGCGGCGCGCGGCGCTGAAGCCACCGTCGCGGGAGAAGTCGCCCGCGATCTCCACCAGCGGTGTCACGCCCCGGCACGCGAGCGCTTCGACGAAGCCGTTGCGCCGGTCGACGGCGGTTCTGATATGCGCGGGCCCGCCGATGACGGCGAAGTCCCGATGCCCCTGCCCGAGCAGTGCGCGCGCCAATTCGGCTGACGCCGCATGGTTTTCGGGCTCCACCGCGGCCCCGAAGGACAACGGCTGCCCGATCACGACCACCTTGCCGTTGTTGTCGAGATACCGCGCACACTCCTTCTCGAGGTCGCGGTCGAGGTCCCCGCTCTGGCGCGAGCCCGCGAGGATGATCGCGTCGGCGCGATGCGAGATGAAGGTGCTCACCGACTCGCGTTCGATGTCGAAGTCGCGTTGCGTGCTGGCCAGCAGCACGAGTTTGCCCGCCCGGCGCGCCGCCGCCTGGACGCCCTGGACGATCGAGGAGAAGTAGGGGTCGGCGATGTCGTGCACCACGAGGCCGATGAGGCCGGTCGACGCCCGTGCGAGCGCCTGGGCCTGGGCATTCGGCACGTAACCCAGCTCGGCGGCGGCGGCGCGGACCCGGTCGGCGACGCCTTCGCCGGGAACCCGGGACGAGCCGTTGAGCACGCGGGACGCGGTTGCCAGGGAGACGCCCGCCCGGGCCGCGACGTCTTGCAATCTCACAGCCGCCATGGCTTGGTGCCTCGTTCTCTCGATGCGGGTGGGGTTGACCGAACTTCGGGACTAGCATAGCTTGGAAAGCGCATTCCGAGGCTGCTTGTCCACTCGATGGGTGCGAGTCGCTCCGCACCGTCCACGACGCCGTCCCGCGGTCGTCGGTCCCGTAAATCAGAAGAGGCACAGACCAATGCCCGATTCCCCCACTCCCCCACGCCTGCTCCGCATCGCCATGAACGGCGTCACCGGCCGCATGGGCTATCGCCAGCACCTGATGCGATCGATCCTGCCGATCCGCGACGCCGGTGGCCTGTTGCTCGCCGACGGCACCCGCGTCCAGGTCGAACCCATTCTCGTCGGTCGCAACGCCGCCAAGCTCGCCGAGCTCGCCGAGCAGCACGGCATCGCGGAATGGAGCACCGACGCCGCGGCCGTCCTCGCCGATCCGTCTGTCGACATCTACTTCGACGCGCAGGTCACCTCCCGGCGCGCCGACGCGCTGGCGACCGCGATGAAGGCGGGCAAGCACGTCTTCACCGAGAAGCCGACCGCCGAAACGCTGACCGAGGCCGTCGAGCTGGCCAGGGTGGCCGCCGACACCGGGGTCACCGCCGGCGTCGTGCACGACAAGCTCTACCTGCCCGGCCTGGTGAAGCTGCGCAGGCTCGTCGACGAAGGCTTCTTCGGCCGGATCCTGTCGTTGCGCGGCGAATTCGGCTATTGGGTCTTCGAGGGCGACGGCCAGCCCGCCCAGCGCCCCAGCTGGAACTACCGGGCCGAGGACGGCGGCGGCATCGTGGTCGACATGTTCTGTCACTGGAACTACGTGCTCGAGGGACTGCTCGGCAAGGTCGAGGCGGTCACGGCCAAGGCGACCACCCACATCCCCACCCGCTGGGACGAGCAGGGCAATCCGTATCAGGCGACCGCCGACGACGCCGCCTACGGCATCTTCGAGATGGAGAACGGCGTCATCGCGCAGATCAACTCGTCGTGGGCGGTGCGGGTGTACCGGGACGAGCTCGTCGAGTTCCAGATCGACGGAACGCACGGCTCCGCCGTGGCCGGGCTGCGCAAATGTGTCGCGCAGCACCGCTCGCACACGCCCAAGCCGGTCTGGAATCCGGATCTGCCGGTCACCGAACGGTTCCGCGATCAGTGGCTGGAGGTGCCGGCGAACGCCGAGCTGGACAACGGGTTCAAGCTCCAGTGGGAGGAGTTCCTCACCGACGTGGTGAACCGACGCCCGCACCGCTACGGGATGCTGTCGGCCGCCCGGGGAGTGCAGCTCGCCGAACTGGGTCTGCGCAGCTCCGCCGAGGGCCGTCGGATCGAGGTCCCGGAGGTGACGCTGTGACCGCGACCGCCACGGGCGCCTCGGTCCTGCTGCCCGTCGACGACCGGTTCGAGCCCTATGCGCTCGGCGCGCCCGGCGCGTGGACGCGACCGACCCGGCCGATCAGCTCACGCGTCGCCTTCGCTGCCGCGCACGTGATTCCGCGGTCGACGGCCGACAACACACCGGGCGCGCCCGCCCAGATCGACTGGGACGCGACGCTGGCCTACCGGCACGAACTGTGGTCCTACGGGCTCGGCGTCGCCGATGCCATGGACACCGCGCAACGCGGCATGGGCCTGGACTGGCAGGCGACGGCGGAGCTGATCCGGCGATCCGGTCGCGAGGCCGCCTCCGCCGGCGGCCGGCTGGCCTGCGGGGCCAGCACCGATCAGCTCGACCTCGCCGCACTCCCCTCGGGCGCGGCCGGGCTCGCCAGGATCGTCGACGCCTACCGCGAGCAGGTGGCGGTGGTGAGCGAGGCCGGAGCGCAGGTGATCCTGATGGCCTCGCGGGCGCTCGCGCAGGTCGCGCGGTCGGCCGCCGACTACGCCTACGTCTACGAGCGGGTGCTGGCCGACGTCGAGCGACCGGTGATCCTGCACTGGCTCGGCACCATGTTCGATCCCGCACTGCACGGTTATTGGGGCAGTGCCGACATCGACGCCGCCACCGAGGCATTCCGCACCCTCGTCGCGAACAACCGGACCAAGATCGACGGCGTCAAGGTCTCCCTGCTCGACGCGGCACACGAGGTCGCCTTGCGCCGCGCACTGCCCGACGGCGTGCGGCTCTACACCGGTGACGATTTCAACTACCCCGAGCTGATCGTCGGCGATGCGCACGGCCATTCCGACGCGCTGCTCGGCATCTTCGCGGCGATCTACCCCGCCGCCTCGACCGCCCTACAGGAACTCGACAACGGCAACACCACGCGCGCGGCCGAAATCCTGAGCGCCACACAGGACCTCGGGCGGCACATCTTCGCCGCACCGACGTACTACTACAAGACCGGCATCGCGTTCCTGTCGTGGCTCAACGGACGGCAGGCCGGGTTCTCGATGGTGGGCGGGCTGTCCACGGGCCGATCCGCGCCGCACCTGATCGAAGTGTTCCGGCTCGCGGACAAGGCCGGGCTGCTGTCGGACCCGGAACTGGCCGCCCACCGCATGCGGATCTATCTCGAACTGAACGGACTGGTCTCATGACATCGGTTGCGGCACAGCACCTCCCGTACGATCTGACCGACCCCTATCGCTCGCTCTCGTTGAACACGGCCACCACCAAGCGGTGGACCCTCGCCGAGGCCGTCGACGGAGCCGCCCGAGCCGGACTCGGCGCGATCGGACTGTGGCGCGATCGTGTCCAGGAAATCGGGGTGGCCGCCGCGGCGAAGCTCGTCGCCGACGCGGGACTGCGCGTCTCCAGCCTGTGCCGTGGCGGTTTCCTCACCGCGCCGGGCGACGGACAGTCGGCACTCGACGACAACCGGCGTGCCATCGACGAAGCGGCGGCACTCGGCACGCGCGAACTGGTGATGGTCATGGGCGGTATCGCCGACCGTGACCTCGCCGCCGCCCGCGCGCGCGTCGAGGAGCGGCTGGCCCTGCTGATGCCCTACGCGGCCGAGCGCGGTGTCCGCCTGGCCCTCGAGCCGCTGCACCCGATGTTCTGCGCCGACCGCGCGGTGATATCCACACTGGCACAGGCCCTGACGATGGCCCGCCCGTATCCGGCCGAGACCGTGGGCGTCGTGGTCGACACCTTCCACCTCTGGTGGGACCCCCTCCTGGAAGACCAGATCGCGCAGGCCGGCGCGGAAGGACGGATCAGCTCCTACCAGGTGTGCGACTGGCTGAACCCGATGGCGGCCGATCCGCTGCTGTCGCGAGGCATGATGGGCGACGGCGTCATCGACTTCGCGACCATCGGCGGATGGGTACGCACGGCCGGGTACCGGGGCGACGTGGAGGTCGAGATCTTCAACGCCGCGGTGTGGGAGGCCGATGGGCATTCGGTGATCGAGACGATGAAACAACGCTACCGGGAGTTGGTCCTGCCCGCACTGGTGGGCTGATGCGTTGCGGCCCGCGTCGTCGCCGCCTCGGCAGGACGCGGGCGAGCCCCTCTTCGATCACCGCGTAATCGGTGCCGAGTATCCGCCGCAGGCGCCCGGTCCAGCGCACATCGATCGGCCATCGACCGCGCTCACCGGCTGGCTGGCCGAAGGTGTTGGAATCACCGAAAACAGAACCGCGAAGGCGGATGGATCGACGATCACAGCTCGCGGTCTCGGTGCGTTCCGTCGACCGGTGTCGCACCGGCGGCTTCCGCGATTCGGTCGATCTCTCGGGCGAGCGCGAAGTCCATCTCGGTCAGCTTTCGCCCGACATCGTGGGTCGTGATCCGGAATTCGATCCGCTGCCACGTGATCAACATGTCGGGGTGGTGGCCCACCTCGCGAGCCTTCGCCGCGACATACACCGCCAAGTGCACGCATTCGTGGTAGGTGTGTGTGAACGTGCGGGTGATCTCGTCGCCGTCGCGCACCCAGCCGGGCAGAGCTTCGAGACGGTGGGCGATCTCGCTGTCAGCCAATGGAACAGGCAGTGCGCTCATGGGGCCGACTCTACGAGTATGCGCAGCTCCCGTCCTGCCGACGTATGAACCCATGATTCGGCCTGCACTACTACCTTGTTCAGTTCTCGCCGAATCCTGGCCGACCCGGTGACTCGCGAGGCATCCATCGCCTCCGCTGCTGCCCACAGCGCACGGTCCGGGTCTGGCACTCGGGCGAGCGCGGCGGACTGCCGCGCCCGGAATACAGCGTTGTCTCGTCGGGCAGACGCAGGCATCACATCCATGATTTCGTCCCACAGGGCAGCGGCTGCGGCGGCACCCTGCGCGCTGCCGGTTCGCCCGTAGCAGGTCGCCCGTTGCACTTCCATGTAGTACGGGGTCCGGCGGCAGGCGTTGCCCCACGGTTGCTCATCGTCGATCCGGCTGAGGAGGGGCACAGCTTCATCGAGCAGGCGATCTGCGGTGGCGCGGTCGCCGAGCATCGCATGACCCTGTGCCTCGTGCTGGAGCGCCATTACGCGGGCCTTCGGGGACAGCCGAGCTCCCGCCGCACGAGCTGCCTGCGCGTAATCGATGACAGCGCGGCCGTCGTCCTGGTCGAGCGCGAGCATTGCCATGTTGGACAACCCGTACGAAACCAGTTGGGGGTTCCCGGAACGATGCGCGAAGGCCAAAGTGGTGTCTCGCCAACTCGCTGACGCCGCGCGATCACCCGCGTCCTGGTAGAGCCAGCCGAGCAGCGCAGCGTAAGCTGTGCCGATTTCGAGAAGGCCCCTGCGCACGGACCTGTCCGCCGTGCCGACCAGACGGACGAGTAGTTCGGTCTGGGCTCGCACTGTAGGAACCAGATAGAGCGGCCCCAAGTACATGTCTGCCAGGTAGTGCCCTGACAGTTGGGAGCGGAAGTAGTCGACGAGTTCTGGAGCCACCCGACCTCCACTGACCAGGTCCGACACCGAAACGGGCATCGCCGCCGTATCCGGCTTCGCGCAGGCCGCGGCCAGGACAGGCAGCCCGACGAGGGCGGTTCCGAAATCACGTCGCCTCACGTCGTCGTCTTCCTCAGGTCCGAGTACCACTGATGCCCTACTGGATCGGGACACGCCGGTCCCCGCGGTGGGGAAAGCGATGTTTGGGCGGTGGAGTGCAGCGTCGAACCGCGCTCGCTGCTCATCGTCGAGCCTCCGGTGAGCGGTGTCCATGCACTCGGAGTACTTCGCACCCAAGGTGATGCCGGCACCTCGCCGTTCCCATTTGCCGACCGCCTCAAGAGAGCATCCAATTCGGTCGGCGAACTGAATCTGCGTGTCCCGCAATGCGGTGCGCAGAGCGGCGACCTCACGTCCGGTCCACTTGATGATCGTGATCCCTCGGCGTTCTCCCCTCCGCTGCGGTACCGCAAGAGTACGGCTGAAACCAACGCCTGTGAGCCCACCGAGGTGGATCCGTCCTCGGCGGGGAGCGGTGCCCTGCCCGACCACTACCCGCACCAGGACCTACCGAAGCTCCCCACTCGCCGCACGCACAACCAGTCGATGGCGGCCACCCTCCGGCTCTGGCACACCCGCAACCGCGAACTTCTCGAACGTGTCGCTGTCGGCCTCCGTCACCTCGACCAGCCGCGCGCCTGCCAGAACACCGACCCCGTTCGCGGTCGCGCACACGCCATTCATCTGATGGCCGAACACGTCCGCCACGGATGCCGTCGGTTCCAACTCGCCGCACAGTACATCGAGGACTCGCAGTGACCGCAGAACCCGGTGGCGGTTCACCGGATCATGCAGCGACAGGCACTTCCACGCATCCGAGCAAGACGAGACGAGCGATCGCAGTGCTGCGCAGTGACCACGACCCGGCCGTGTACGACGCGCTGACGCGGGCGCACCCACTGAGGATCGTCTACACCGTGCATACCGATGCCGCCGCCCTCCTGGCAGCGCGCATCGGGGTCCACCACGCCCTTGAACACGCCGCGGACGCGGCCGTGGTTCCGCACCTCGGCACCCTCGAACCCGATTCACCATGGTGGCTGGTCACCCAAGTCGCCGACCTGATCACCGGAAAACAAATCTATTCACTTCGTTCGGCAACCAGCACCCAGCGGAGGTCGGAGCATTGACAACGCTCGGATTCGCCATCGTCATCGGCCTGCCACTGGCCGTGCTGGTCTTGTCGGTAGCGCTTCCCGAACGGCGAGACAAGTCATGAGCGATCGGCAGCGCCAGCCGTGAGCCGGGCTTTCAACGGGGAGTATGTGCCGACATGATCGCAGCGCCCTCGTCTACACCGGTTACACGGTTGTGGTGGGTTGCGGTGTCGGGGCCGCTCGGCGGCTGCCCGCTACCAGCAGGCCGACCGCCACCGCCATGATCGGCCAGGGGGTGAGGATCAGGATCACGGCGCATTGGGCGGTCCACAGGCCGAGCACCCAGGCGAGGAAGCGGGGTGGGGTGATGCCGCGGCGGTCCAGCCACAGGACGGTCAACCCGACCAGGACCAGCGGGATGCCGAAGCTGTTGAGTGAGAGCCACAGTGCGCTGTTCGCCGGGCTCATGTCGGCCAGATCGTCGCGCCACAGTGCGCCGGAGAACCAGTCACCGGCGTGACTCGCGGCACGCATCAAGGTCAGGGCCAGAATCGTGTGTGCGGCTCCGAAGAGGACGATGAGCCGCCCCGCCCAGGTGATCACCGGACCTCCCCGGGGGTGACGGCACGACCGGCCGAAACGCGTTGGCGCCATTGGCGATCCCATCGCCGCAGCATCGCGGGGTAGACGATCAGCAGCCGGAACGGTTCGATGGCGGCCAGGTACAACCGGCCGAAGCGGCCGTTCGGTTGGACCAGGACGGCCATGCGCAGCTCGTACCCGTCGCGGACCGGCACCCAGCCGAAGTGCGCGATCCCGTGCACTGTCCTGTTCGCCAGTTCGAGCGCCGCTTCGTCGTGGAGTTCGTACAGCGTGGTGAACGGGCTGTCCGGCGTCGCCGTTTCCGCCGGGTCCCGCCGCAGGTCGTCGGGCAGCCGGTCGCGGAGGGAACGGACCCGGGTCCCCAGCCCGGTGCGGGGGTCGTCCCAGCCCAGCAGCGCGCCGAGGCGCCAGCGCACCGCGAACAGGAATCGGACCGCCGCAGAGCCGGATTCGGTTCCGTCGCCGCCCGGGAGGAGCTTCAGAGCGGACGCGAAGTCGTCCGGGCCTGCGCCGGGCGCGTGGAAGGCCCAGACGTCCTGTAGGTGGAACTCCGGTGCGATTTCGTGGATGCGCCACGGCCTTTCGGTGTGCGCGGCGCGTGGGAGTCGACTGG contains:
- a CDS encoding ABC transporter permease, whose product is MAALVVAWWVVTEFELVEPYILPSPAETWRTTVDNSAYLLENTWVTTYETVVGFVIAALIGEAVALVMIYSRSVERTMYPLILFAQVIPKIAIAPLFIVWLGFGTSPKILVAVLMAFFPIVISGMAGLRSVDPEILELTSTMGAGNWKTFVKVRFPASLPQLMSGLKIAATLAVTGAVVGEFVGANEGLGYVILQANGNIDTAMLFAALIIMSLLGIILFAIIEIAEQFLIPWHASRRSTASVVGGA
- a CDS encoding dihydrodipicolinate synthase family protein, with translation MTATATGASVLLPVDDRFEPYALGAPGAWTRPTRPISSRVAFAAAHVIPRSTADNTPGAPAQIDWDATLAYRHELWSYGLGVADAMDTAQRGMGLDWQATAELIRRSGREAASAGGRLACGASTDQLDLAALPSGAAGLARIVDAYREQVAVVSEAGAQVILMASRALAQVARSAADYAYVYERVLADVERPVILHWLGTMFDPALHGYWGSADIDAATEAFRTLVANNRTKIDGVKVSLLDAAHEVALRRALPDGVRLYTGDDFNYPELIVGDAHGHSDALLGIFAAIYPAASTALQELDNGNTTRAAEILSATQDLGRHIFAAPTYYYKTGIAFLSWLNGRQAGFSMVGGLSTGRSAPHLIEVFRLADKAGLLSDPELAAHRMRIYLELNGLVS
- a CDS encoding DUF6463 family protein, with the protein product MITWAGRLIVLFGAAHTILALTLMRAASHAGDWFSGALWRDDLADMSPANSALWLSLNSFGIPLVLVGLTVLWLDRRGITPPRFLAWVLGLWTAQCAVILILTPWPIMAVAVGLLVAGSRRAAPTPQPTTTV
- a CDS encoding DUF2867 domain-containing protein, which gives rise to MSSRLPRAAHTERPWRIHEIAPEFHLQDVWAFHAPGAGPDDFASALKLLPGGDGTESGSAAVRFLFAVRWRLGALLGWDDPRTGLGTRVRSLRDRLPDDLRRDPAETATPDSPFTTLYELHDEAALELANRTVHGIAHFGWVPVRDGYELRMAVLVQPNGRFGRLYLAAIEPFRLLIVYPAMLRRWDRQWRQRVSAGRAVTPGEVR
- a CDS encoding sugar phosphate isomerase/epimerase family protein, giving the protein MTSVAAQHLPYDLTDPYRSLSLNTATTKRWTLAEAVDGAARAGLGAIGLWRDRVQEIGVAAAAKLVADAGLRVSSLCRGGFLTAPGDGQSALDDNRRAIDEAAALGTRELVMVMGGIADRDLAAARARVEERLALLMPYAAERGVRLALEPLHPMFCADRAVISTLAQALTMARPYPAETVGVVVDTFHLWWDPLLEDQIAQAGAEGRISSYQVCDWLNPMAADPLLSRGMMGDGVIDFATIGGWVRTAGYRGDVEVEIFNAAVWEADGHSVIETMKQRYRELVLPALVG
- a CDS encoding Gfo/Idh/MocA family protein yields the protein MPDSPTPPRLLRIAMNGVTGRMGYRQHLMRSILPIRDAGGLLLADGTRVQVEPILVGRNAAKLAELAEQHGIAEWSTDAAAVLADPSVDIYFDAQVTSRRADALATAMKAGKHVFTEKPTAETLTEAVELARVAADTGVTAGVVHDKLYLPGLVKLRRLVDEGFFGRILSLRGEFGYWVFEGDGQPAQRPSWNYRAEDGGGIVVDMFCHWNYVLEGLLGKVEAVTAKATTHIPTRWDEQGNPYQATADDAAYGIFEMENGVIAQINSSWAVRVYRDELVEFQIDGTHGSAVAGLRKCVAQHRSHTPKPVWNPDLPVTERFRDQWLEVPANAELDNGFKLQWEEFLTDVVNRRPHRYGMLSAARGVQLAELGLRSSAEGRRIEVPEVTL
- a CDS encoding LacI family DNA-binding transcriptional regulator; protein product: MAAVRLQDVAARAGVSLATASRVLNGSSRVPGEGVADRVRAAAAELGYVPNAQAQALARASTGLIGLVVHDIADPYFSSIVQGVQAAARRAGKLVLLASTQRDFDIERESVSTFISHRADAIILAGSRQSGDLDRDLEKECARYLDNNGKVVVIGQPLSFGAAVEPENHAASAELARALLGQGHRDFAVIGGPAHIRTAVDRRNGFVEALACRGVTPLVEIAGDFSRDGGFSAARRLAAALDLRPGQTGAAAPCVFAVSDVMAIGAIAAWRELGLSVPDDVCVAGFDDIPTLRDHVPGLSTVALSLVEIGERAVALALDESATAERVHEFVPGRVILRDSSVSRRS
- a CDS encoding 4a-hydroxytetrahydrobiopterin dehydratase, which translates into the protein MSALPVPLADSEIAHRLEALPGWVRDGDEITRTFTHTYHECVHLAVYVAAKAREVGHHPDMLITWQRIEFRITTHDVGRKLTEMDFALAREIDRIAEAAGATPVDGTHRDREL
- a CDS encoding Twin-arginine translocation pathway signal, encoding MRRRDFGTALVGLPVLAAACAKPDTAAMPVSVSDLVSGGRVAPELVDYFRSQLSGHYLADMYLGPLYLVPTVRAQTELLVRLVGTADRSVRRGLLEIGTAYAALLGWLYQDAGDRAASASWRDTTLAFAHRSGNPQLVSYGLSNMAMLALDQDDGRAVIDYAQAARAAGARLSPKARVMALQHEAQGHAMLGDRATADRLLDEAVPLLSRIDDEQPWGNACRRTPYYMEVQRATCYGRTGSAQGAAAAAALWDEIMDVMPASARRDNAVFRARQSAALARVPDPDRALWAAAEAMDASRVTGSARIRRELNKVVVQAESWVHTSAGRELRILVESAP